A genomic stretch from Thunnus maccoyii chromosome 19, fThuMac1.1, whole genome shotgun sequence includes:
- the zgc:92275 gene encoding cholesterol 7-desaturase nvd: MFTGKVAAAVIGLGICAVLVMQGGETQGSVSIGYPTWRETGLVGAPARAAVCIIAGVSLLATGWLYRLLFCPLELLKAPDDVGYIAEDGRSKAQAANQVRRRRKAGELPPVYPNGWYRVLDSHMLKTGEVKNVSVVGEQVAVFRGQDGKAYVVDAYCPHLGANLAVGGRVVGSCIECPFHGWRFQGNDGKCVRIPYAEKVPEFANVRCWPSCEVNSQILVWFHCDGEDPQWTIPEQQEIAKGEWVYRGRTEHFINAHIQEIPENAADIAHLAHLHTPGIVSGVDLRYTNSKTWEFLRHDWKVQWEPESEPNKHCSQMLVKHSLTVFGCHWSLLDIHVVARQVGPGVVFLLFDHSFLGRGVIMHCVTPVEPLLQCVSHTIFYQSNIPPLVPKFILKAECIQFERDVMIWNNKKYISKPLLVKEDSAIRKHRRWFSQFYSENSPRLQYQHDTLNF, encoded by the exons ATGTTCACCGGGAAGgtggctgctgctgttattgGGTTGGGAATATGTGCAGTGCTTGTCATGCAAGGTGGAGAAACGCAGGGCTCTGTCAGCATCGGGTACCCAACATGGAGGGAAACTGGACTGGTCGGTGCTCCAGCGCGAGCTGCGGTCTGCATCATCGCCGGGGTTTCCCTCCTCGCCACGGGCTGGCTGTACAGGCTGCTCTTCTGCCCCCTGGAGCTGCTCAAAGCACCCGACGATGTGGGATACATCGCCGAGGACGGTCGCTCCAAGGCGCAGGCTGCAAACCAGGTCCGCCGTAGGAGGAAAGCCGGAGAACTACCTCCGGTGTATCCAAACGGCTGGTACCGAGTGCTGGACTCACACATGCTGAAGACGGGCGAGGTCAAAAATGTCTCTGTAGTAG GTGAGCAGGTGGCAGTGTTTCGGGGCCAGGATGGGAAGGCCTATGTGGTGGATGCCTACTGCCCTCATCTGGGTGCCAACCTGGCTGTAGGAGGACGGGTTGTGGGAAGCTGCATAGAGTGCCCATTTCATGGATGGCGGTTTCAGGGTAACGATGGCAAGTGTGTGAGGATCCCCTATGCAGAAAAAG TGCCGGAGTTTGCCAATGTGCGCTGCTGGCCCAGCTGTGAGGTCAACTCTCAGATTCTGGTTTGGTTTCACTGTGATGGAGAAGATCCTCAGTGGACCATCCCAGAGCAGCAGGAGATTGCAAAGGGCGAGTGGGTCTATCGAGGGAGAACTGAACATTTCATCAATGCTCACATACAG GAGATCCCTGAAAATGCAGCAGATATCGCTCATCTGGCTCACCTTCACACACCAGGCATCGTCAGCGGAGTAGATCTGCGCTACACAAACAGCAAAACCTGGGAATTTTTGCGACATGACTGGAAG GTTCAATGGGAACCAGAGTCAGAGCCAAACAAGCATTGCTCTCAGATGTTGGTGAAACATTCCCTAACTGTGTTTGGATGCCACTGGTCTCTATTGGATATTCATGTTGTGGCCAGACAG gTAGGACCAGGAGtggtgtttctgctgtttgacCACAGTTTTTTGGGCCGGGGTGTGATCATGCACTGTGTGACTCCAGTGGAGCCTCTGTTGCAGTGTGTCTCTCACACTATCTTCTATCAGTCCAATATTCCACCTCTGGTGCCCAAATTCATCCTCAAAGCAGAGTGCATTCAG TTTGAACGGGATGTGATGATCTGGAACAATAAGAAGTACATCTCCAAGCCTCTTCTCGTGAAGGAGGATTCAGCCATCCGGAAGCACAGGCGCTGGTTCAGTCAATTCTACAGTGAGAACAGCCCGCGGCTGCAGTACCAGCATGACACTTTAAACTTCTGA